In Prosthecochloris sp. GSB1, the following proteins share a genomic window:
- a CDS encoding citrate/2-methylcitrate synthase: MSIVINKETRAVIIGGAAGLNAARKMAEFDFLVKRPLTVQAFVYPPEEGQQKEIFLGGELKNVKVYSRLGDALAENPQINTALIYLGASRATQATHEALESDSISLVSVITEGVPEKDAKKLRILAESKGKTLNGPSSIGIMSAGECRLGVIGGEFKNLKLCNLYRPGSFGVITKSGGLSNEAMWLCAQNGDGITSAVAIGGDAFPGTDFVTYLEMFESDPATKAVVLIGEVGGTLEEEAAEWLAGKPRRIKLIAAIGGTCQEVLPQGMKFGHAGAKEGKKGAGSARSKMNALRDAGALVPDTFGGLSKAIRQVYDELLETGVIAPEEPLSDELLPELPPKVQKIIKEGEVIVEPLIRTTISDDRGEEPRYRGYAASELCGKGYGIEDVIGLLWNKKLPTREEAEIIKRIIMISADHGPAVSGAYGAILGACAGIDLPQAVSAGMTMIGPRFGGAVTNAGKYFKMGVQEYPNDIPGFLAWMKKNVGPVPGIGHRVKSLKNPDQRVKYLISYVKNETSLHTPCLDYAMEVEKVTTAKKDNLILNVDGTMGAILMDLGFPIHSLNGFFVLARTIGMIGHWIDQNEQNSRLIRLYDYLINYAVEDEKEVPDKK; the protein is encoded by the coding sequence GTGAGCATTGTAATCAATAAAGAGACTCGTGCGGTCATTATCGGTGGAGCGGCCGGTCTGAACGCCGCCAGAAAAATGGCCGAGTTTGACTTTCTGGTCAAACGTCCCCTTACCGTGCAGGCTTTCGTCTATCCTCCGGAAGAAGGGCAGCAGAAGGAAATTTTCCTCGGAGGCGAACTGAAGAACGTCAAGGTGTATTCGCGCCTCGGCGACGCCCTGGCGGAAAATCCTCAGATCAACACGGCGCTCATCTATCTCGGAGCCTCGCGCGCGACGCAGGCCACCCATGAAGCGCTCGAATCCGATTCGATCAGTCTCGTTTCGGTCATTACCGAGGGCGTGCCTGAAAAAGACGCGAAAAAACTGCGTATTCTCGCCGAAAGCAAGGGCAAGACCCTCAACGGTCCGTCGTCGATCGGCATCATGTCGGCAGGGGAGTGCCGTCTGGGCGTCATCGGCGGCGAGTTCAAGAACCTCAAGCTCTGCAACCTCTATCGTCCCGGTTCCTTCGGCGTCATCACCAAGTCTGGCGGTCTTTCCAACGAGGCCATGTGGCTCTGTGCCCAGAACGGCGACGGCATCACTTCGGCCGTGGCCATCGGGGGCGACGCCTTTCCCGGCACTGACTTCGTCACCTACCTCGAGATGTTCGAGAGCGATCCTGCGACGAAGGCGGTCGTGCTGATCGGAGAGGTCGGCGGAACGCTCGAAGAGGAAGCGGCCGAATGGCTCGCCGGGAAACCCCGCAGGATCAAACTCATCGCGGCCATCGGCGGAACCTGCCAGGAAGTGCTGCCGCAGGGCATGAAATTCGGCCATGCGGGCGCGAAGGAAGGCAAGAAAGGCGCCGGTTCGGCGCGCTCCAAGATGAACGCGCTGCGCGACGCCGGCGCCCTGGTTCCCGATACCTTCGGCGGCCTCAGCAAGGCGATCAGGCAGGTTTACGACGAACTGCTCGAGACGGGCGTCATCGCTCCTGAAGAGCCGCTCTCCGACGAGCTGCTGCCCGAACTGCCGCCCAAGGTGCAGAAAATCATCAAGGAAGGCGAAGTCATCGTCGAACCGCTCATCCGCACCACTATTTCCGACGACCGCGGCGAGGAACCCCGTTACCGGGGCTATGCCGCTTCGGAGCTCTGCGGCAAGGGCTACGGCATCGAGGACGTGATCGGCCTGCTCTGGAACAAGAAGCTTCCGACCCGTGAAGAGGCAGAGATCATCAAGCGTATCATCATGATCTCCGCTGACCACGGCCCGGCGGTTTCCGGAGCCTACGGAGCCATTCTCGGCGCCTGCGCGGGCATCGACCTGCCCCAGGCCGTCTCGGCGGGCATGACCATGATCGGCCCCCGTTTCGGCGGAGCGGTCACCAACGCCGGCAAGTACTTCAAGATGGGTGTCCAGGAATACCCGAACGACATTCCGGGCTTTCTCGCCTGGATGAAGAAGAACGTCGGACCGGTCCCGGGCATCGGCCATCGCGTCAAAAGCCTCAAGAATCCCGACCAGCGCGTGAAGTACCTGATTTCGTACGTCAAGAACGAAACCTCGCTGCACACGCCGTGCCTGGATTACGCCATGGAGGTCGAGAAGGTCACCACGGCCAAGAAGGATAACCTGATTCTGAACGTCGACGGCACCATGGGAGCGATCCTGATGGATCTCGGTTTCCCTATCCACTCGCTCAACGGCTTCTTCGTGCTCGCCCGCACGATCGGCATGATCGGGCACTGGATCGACCAGAACGAGCAGAATTCGCGTCTGATCAGGCTCTACGACTACCTCATCAACTATGCGGTGGAAGACGAGAAGGAAGTGCCCGATAAGAAGTAA
- a CDS encoding ATP citrate lyase citrate-binding domain-containing protein: MAKILEGSAMKFFNKWGIPVPNYVVVMNPDRLAQLGEANKWLRESKLVVKAHEAIGGRFKLGLVKLGLNLDQAVEAAREMIGQKVGTAEIRQVIVAEMLDHDEEYYISIAGNKDGAELLLSSRGGVDIEENWDSVRRIQIPLDETPSIEKLTELAVSAGFSEGEISERVGKIASRLILCFDNEDAQSIEINPLVIRKSDMRFAALDAVMNVDWDARFRHPDWDFKPVSEIGRPFTEAEQQIMEIDSRIKGSVKFVEVPGGEVALLTAGGGASVFYADAVVARGGTIANYAEYSGAPPDWAVEALTETLCQLPNIKHIIVGGAIANFTDVKATFGGIINGLRESKQNGHLDGVKIWVRRGGPNEAEGLTAISKLKDEGFDIHVYDRNMPMTDIVDLAMNS, translated from the coding sequence ATGGCAAAAATTCTCGAAGGTTCAGCGATGAAGTTCTTCAACAAGTGGGGTATTCCTGTGCCAAACTATGTTGTTGTCATGAACCCGGACAGGCTTGCCCAGTTGGGTGAGGCGAATAAATGGCTGAGGGAATCAAAACTTGTCGTCAAGGCTCACGAGGCGATCGGCGGAAGGTTCAAGCTCGGGCTCGTAAAACTCGGACTGAACCTCGACCAGGCGGTCGAGGCAGCAAGGGAAATGATAGGCCAGAAGGTCGGCACCGCCGAAATCCGCCAGGTCATCGTCGCGGAAATGCTCGACCATGACGAGGAATACTATATCTCCATCGCCGGCAACAAGGATGGCGCGGAGCTGCTGCTTTCCTCCAGAGGCGGCGTGGATATCGAGGAAAACTGGGACAGCGTCAGGCGCATCCAGATCCCTCTCGATGAAACGCCTTCCATTGAAAAACTCACCGAACTGGCCGTCAGCGCCGGGTTCAGCGAAGGGGAGATTTCCGAAAGGGTCGGCAAGATCGCTTCACGTCTCATTCTATGCTTCGACAACGAAGACGCCCAGTCCATCGAGATCAACCCGCTGGTCATTCGCAAAAGCGATATGCGTTTTGCCGCTCTCGATGCCGTTATGAACGTCGACTGGGACGCGCGCTTCCGGCATCCCGACTGGGATTTCAAGCCGGTATCCGAAATCGGCCGGCCGTTCACCGAAGCGGAGCAGCAGATCATGGAAATCGATTCGAGAATCAAGGGTTCCGTTAAATTCGTCGAGGTGCCGGGCGGTGAAGTCGCCCTGCTGACCGCAGGCGGCGGCGCTTCGGTGTTTTACGCCGACGCGGTCGTGGCTCGCGGCGGGACGATCGCGAACTACGCTGAATATTCAGGCGCTCCTCCCGACTGGGCCGTCGAGGCCCTGACGGAAACCCTCTGTCAGCTTCCCAACATCAAGCACATCATCGTCGGGGGCGCAATCGCCAACTTCACCGACGTCAAGGCAACCTTCGGCGGCATCATCAACGGCCTTCGCGAAAGCAAGCAGAACGGCCATCTCGACGGGGTGAAGATCTGGGTTCGCCGCGGAGGTCCGAACGAAGCGGAGGGTCTCACGGCCATCAGCAAGCTCAAGGACGAAGGATTCGACATCCACGTCTACGACCGGAACATGCCGATGACCGATATCGTCGATCTGGCCATGAATTCCTGA
- the lgt gene encoding prolipoprotein diacylglyceryl transferase, producing the protein MDTFIDWWQTLPSRMDPVIFTVGGFSVRWYGTMYIVAFALVYLLTRFRIRNEKLAYSSAFVGDALTWVILGVLLGGRIGYMLFYSFPEFIANPLGSLIPISLTGGGCAFSGISGMSYHGGLIGVFVSLLLFSRSRNEPFLKTADLFIPAVPLGYTFGRLGNFINGELYGRITDAAVGMHFPFAPGNELRHPSQLYEAFFEGIFLFAVLWGLRKKSPWPGFLAGLYIAGYGFVRFFIEFYREPDAHLGFVFMNFSMGQILCFAMILGGVAIILLGRNAADRKKTA; encoded by the coding sequence ATGGATACCTTCATCGACTGGTGGCAGACCCTTCCCTCCCGGATGGACCCGGTCATTTTTACCGTCGGCGGCTTTTCGGTCCGCTGGTACGGCACGATGTATATCGTCGCCTTCGCGCTGGTCTACCTTCTGACCCGCTTCCGCATCAGGAACGAGAAGCTTGCCTACTCTTCCGCATTTGTCGGCGACGCGCTGACCTGGGTCATTCTGGGGGTGCTGCTCGGGGGAAGAATCGGCTACATGCTGTTCTACAGCTTTCCCGAGTTCATCGCCAATCCCCTTGGTTCGCTGATTCCGATCAGCCTCACAGGCGGAGGCTGCGCGTTTTCGGGAATATCCGGCATGTCCTACCACGGCGGGCTCATCGGCGTCTTCGTCTCCTTGCTGCTCTTCTCACGCAGCCGGAATGAACCGTTTCTCAAAACAGCCGACCTCTTCATTCCGGCGGTTCCCCTCGGCTACACCTTCGGCAGACTCGGAAATTTCATCAACGGCGAACTGTACGGACGGATCACCGACGCGGCAGTCGGCATGCATTTCCCCTTCGCGCCGGGAAACGAACTGCGTCACCCCTCCCAGCTCTATGAAGCCTTCTTCGAGGGTATTTTCCTTTTCGCGGTGCTCTGGGGCCTGCGTAAAAAATCCCCGTGGCCGGGGTTTCTTGCCGGCCTCTACATCGCCGGTTACGGTTTCGTCAGGTTTTTCATAGAATTCTACCGCGAACCCGACGCCCACCTGGGCTTCGTGTTCATGAACTTCTCCATGGGCCAGATCCTTTGCTTCGCCATGATCCTCGGCGGCGTGGCGATTATCCTGCTCGGCAGGAACGCAGCCGACAGAAAAAAAACGGCCTGA
- a CDS encoding ABC transporter permease, translating to MTPQVIEISFWQLLLGLTFILIAQTVSFVHHLGLNRDITIGAVRTFIQLFLMGYALTFIFDARNLWFTLGIFVVMAVSASFIVKGRVREKEVPYILPVFLTMFVSYFATAVFVSGLIVGVSPWWEPRYFLPLGGMVIGNSMSALAIALERLFREMRQQRDLIETRLSLGANYREASAEIFRNAISAGMIPSINAMMGVGLVFIPGMMAGQILAGADPLQAIRYQIIIMLMLVGSTATTSIVTVFIVRKRCFGGGEELRLTP from the coding sequence ATGACGCCACAGGTCATCGAGATAAGCTTCTGGCAACTGCTGCTCGGCTTAACTTTCATCCTGATTGCGCAGACCGTGTCGTTCGTCCATCACCTCGGTCTGAACAGGGACATCACCATCGGCGCAGTCAGGACCTTCATCCAGCTTTTCCTGATGGGTTACGCGCTGACCTTCATTTTCGACGCGCGGAATCTCTGGTTCACGCTCGGGATATTCGTTGTCATGGCCGTATCGGCCTCGTTCATCGTCAAGGGAAGGGTCAGGGAAAAAGAGGTGCCCTACATCCTGCCGGTTTTTCTGACGATGTTCGTGAGCTACTTCGCCACGGCGGTCTTCGTTTCAGGCCTTATCGTCGGGGTCTCTCCCTGGTGGGAACCGCGTTACTTTCTCCCCCTCGGCGGCATGGTCATAGGCAACTCGATGTCCGCGCTGGCCATAGCGCTCGAAAGGCTCTTCAGGGAGATGCGTCAGCAGAGGGATCTCATAGAGACCCGCCTCTCCCTCGGCGCGAATTACCGAGAGGCGAGCGCGGAGATTTTCCGCAACGCCATTTCGGCGGGGATGATTCCCTCGATCAACGCCATGATGGGCGTCGGCCTCGTGTTCATTCCGGGCATGATGGCCGGCCAGATCCTTGCCGGAGCCGATCCTCTCCAGGCGATACGCTACCAGATCATCATCATGCTGATGCTGGTCGGCTCGACGGCGACCACCTCTATCGTCACCGTGTTCATCGTGCGGAAGCGCTGTTTCGGAGGCGGTGAAGAGCTGCGCCTCACGCCGTGA
- a CDS encoding ABC transporter ATP-binding protein: protein MTTPLLKIEHLGFSHAPGIPPLFEELDLCVEKGDFILIRGASGTGKSTLLRLLCRLAPYTTGSMLFRGVPVEDIPPVELRSMVTYVPQIPSMAAGSVRHNLLFPFSFAVHNARKEPPESVLEEMLERFFLKGVKLEREASTLSIGQQQRVALLRAILLEPVMLLLDEPTSALDEESASMVLRIVERLNREQRRTIVMVTHGAYVPEGARSRVYLLENAKLRLL, encoded by the coding sequence ATGACGACACCCCTGCTGAAGATCGAGCATCTCGGTTTTTCCCATGCTCCCGGAATCCCTCCACTGTTCGAGGAACTCGATCTCTGTGTCGAAAAAGGGGACTTCATCCTGATTCGGGGGGCATCCGGAACGGGCAAGTCGACCTTGTTGCGGCTGTTGTGCAGGCTTGCGCCGTATACGACCGGCAGCATGCTTTTCCGGGGAGTTCCCGTCGAGGACATTCCTCCGGTCGAACTCCGTTCTATGGTGACCTATGTGCCCCAGATTCCTTCCATGGCTGCCGGAAGCGTCAGGCACAACCTGTTGTTTCCTTTTTCCTTCGCGGTGCACAATGCGAGAAAAGAGCCTCCGGAAAGCGTCCTCGAGGAAATGCTGGAGCGTTTTTTTCTCAAGGGCGTCAAGCTGGAGCGGGAGGCTTCGACCCTTTCCATCGGCCAGCAGCAGCGCGTAGCCCTCCTCAGGGCGATTCTGCTCGAACCAGTAATGCTCCTGCTCGACGAGCCGACCTCGGCGCTCGACGAGGAGAGCGCCTCTATGGTGTTGCGTATCGTCGAGCGCCTCAACCGCGAACAGCGCCGGACCATCGTCATGGTTACACACGGAGCCTACGTTCCGGAAGGGGCGCGTTCAAGGGTCTACCTGCTCGAAAACGCCAAACTGAGACTGTTATGA
- a CDS encoding helicase HerA domain-containing protein produces MKTPQERLGSFYLGAEYDLQNGKVLDTKVHYDARDLTTHAVCVGMTGSGKTGLCVGLLEEAALDRIPTIMIDPKGDITNLLLQFPDLRPDDFRPWINPGDARRKGMSVDEYAASTAETWKKGLDDWEIGPERIRELQASADFTIYTPGSDAGIAVNILGSLAAPKLDLSRNAEAVRERIGGTVAALMGLAGLKSDPVKSPEAILLSGIFEHFWMQRQDLDLAKLILCIQNPPMKQVGVFDTDTFYPPKERFELAMSFNSIIASPGFRSWLQGEALDIDRMLFTPKASRATAFFTWRT; encoded by the coding sequence ATGAAAACACCTCAGGAGCGTCTCGGCTCATTCTACCTCGGAGCGGAATACGATCTGCAAAACGGCAAGGTGCTGGATACGAAGGTGCATTACGATGCACGCGACCTGACGACCCACGCGGTCTGCGTCGGCATGACCGGGAGCGGCAAGACGGGGCTCTGCGTCGGCCTGCTCGAAGAGGCCGCTCTCGACCGGATTCCGACGATCATGATCGACCCGAAAGGCGACATCACCAATCTCCTGTTGCAGTTTCCCGATCTCCGGCCGGACGATTTCAGGCCGTGGATCAATCCCGGCGACGCCAGAAGAAAAGGCATGAGCGTGGACGAGTACGCCGCCTCGACCGCCGAAACATGGAAAAAAGGTCTCGACGACTGGGAAATCGGGCCTGAACGAATCAGGGAGCTGCAGGCTTCGGCCGACTTCACCATCTACACGCCGGGCTCCGATGCGGGCATCGCCGTGAACATTCTCGGCAGCCTTGCCGCTCCGAAACTCGACCTTTCCCGCAACGCGGAGGCGGTCCGGGAGCGGATCGGCGGTACGGTCGCGGCGCTCATGGGTCTCGCCGGTCTGAAGAGCGACCCGGTGAAAAGCCCCGAGGCAATCCTTCTTTCTGGAATTTTCGAACACTTCTGGATGCAGCGACAGGATCTCGACCTTGCGAAACTCATCCTCTGCATTCAGAATCCCCCGATGAAGCAGGTCGGCGTCTTTGACACGGACACCTTCTACCCTCCGAAAGAGCGTTTCGAACTCGCCATGTCGTTCAACAGCATCATCGCATCTCCCGGATTCAGGAGCTGGCTGCAGGGCGAGGCTCTCGACATCGACCGCATGCTCTTCACCCCGAAGGCCAGCCGCGCCACAGCATTTTTTACCTGGCGCACCTGA